A DNA window from Candidatus Protochlamydia phocaeensis contains the following coding sequences:
- a CDS encoding DUF5399 domain-containing protein, translating into MTTIDKLDIGIYIQYARRTQLIEQINQQYHLDEAASIPPQILLVDIYPKLSEMDLLLGVIPVQTPWAYFFPPPRFRYQRRSPFGFFRVAPSLGSFEEEDEDEKKLEEVICESDSEEKEKSALKACFAQIDKINNWLSFIVGRVGQFLQG; encoded by the coding sequence ATGACAACCATTGATAAGCTAGACATCGGCATTTATATTCAATATGCGCGCCGGACACAGTTGATCGAGCAGATCAATCAGCAATATCACTTAGACGAAGCGGCGTCGATTCCTCCCCAGATCCTGTTAGTCGACATTTATCCGAAATTATCGGAAATGGATCTTCTGTTGGGAGTTATCCCCGTTCAGACGCCTTGGGCCTACTTTTTTCCTCCCCCTCGTTTCCGTTATCAACGCCGCTCTCCTTTTGGATTTTTCCGTGTCGCCCCTAGTTTGGGGTCTTTTGAAGAAGAAGATGAAGACGAGAAAAAATTAGAAGAAGTAATCTGCGAATCGGATAGTGAAGAGAAGGAAAAATCAGCGCTTAAAGCTTGCTTTGCTCAAATAGATAAGATTAATAATTGGCTAAGCTTTATTGTAGGGCGAGTAGGTCAGTTCTTACAAGGATAA
- a CDS encoding tetratricopeptide repeat protein encodes MGRINWLERLGWTEEHIEDLRYTGYAYIRQGKYDIALAFFEALNVLDPESAYDAQTLGAIYLQLNEPAKALKCFDKALKLETDHGPTLLNLTKAFFMLGKKEEALKLAHILKNESNPAIANVAKALILAYS; translated from the coding sequence ATGGGTAGAATCAATTGGCTGGAAAGGCTCGGGTGGACAGAGGAACATATTGAAGATCTGCGCTATACAGGCTATGCTTACATTAGACAGGGAAAATACGATATTGCTTTAGCTTTTTTCGAAGCATTGAATGTGCTTGATCCCGAAAGCGCCTATGATGCCCAAACTTTAGGAGCGATTTACTTGCAGCTCAACGAGCCCGCAAAAGCATTAAAATGCTTTGATAAAGCGCTAAAATTGGAAACTGACCATGGGCCGACGCTGCTGAACTTAACCAAGGCCTTTTTTATGCTGGGCAAGAAGGAAGAAGCCTTAAAGCTCGCTCATATTCTTAAGAATGAATCCAATCCAGCCATTGCGAATGTGGCAAAGGCCCTTATTCTAGCCTATAGCTAA
- a CDS encoding DegT/DnrJ/EryC1/StrS family aminotransferase — protein sequence MPLSFLPYAKQSIQPEDIQAVAAALKEDFITRGPPVQAFEEAIAAYCGVRYAVAFTSGTAALMAAYFAAKLTPADRVFSTPNTFIATVGMPIQMGICPHFIDIDRKTGNLDLNLLGKLLKAPSTRGRPVIVPVHFAGLAMDMRALDHLICDPEAVVIEDAAHALGSFYPTGEKVGSCAFSQMTIFSFHPAKTLTTGEGGMVTTNDEGLYHRLLLYRDNGIERYPPYLQQAASPGYYEVQAITGNFHFTSFQAALGLSQFKRLDDFIDKRRRLVRRYRINLKDSPGIGLLTEANEAQTAFHLFVVQIDFESYGLSREWVIDALKKKGIGVQVHYIPLYHHPVMSRFYQDQEWKDVFPETEKYYAQTLSLPLYFDLSEEEVDYVCQSLFAVLGKYKR from the coding sequence ATGCCGTTGTCCTTTTTGCCTTATGCAAAACAATCTATTCAACCGGAAGATATTCAAGCAGTCGCTGCCGCTTTGAAAGAGGATTTCATTACCAGAGGGCCGCCTGTTCAGGCTTTTGAAGAGGCAATTGCCGCGTATTGCGGAGTGCGCTATGCAGTGGCTTTTACGAGCGGGACGGCGGCTTTGATGGCGGCTTATTTTGCAGCCAAGCTTACTCCAGCAGACCGCGTTTTTTCTACACCCAATACGTTCATTGCCACTGTTGGCATGCCCATACAGATGGGAATTTGTCCCCACTTTATTGACATTGACCGTAAAACAGGCAATTTAGACCTAAACTTATTAGGAAAGCTTTTAAAGGCTCCTTCGACTAGAGGACGACCCGTTATTGTGCCCGTTCATTTTGCCGGCCTTGCAATGGATATGCGCGCTTTGGATCATCTCATTTGCGATCCGGAAGCCGTAGTGATAGAGGATGCTGCTCATGCCTTGGGGTCTTTTTATCCAACAGGAGAAAAAGTGGGAAGCTGCGCCTTCAGCCAGATGACCATATTCAGCTTTCATCCAGCTAAAACCCTGACTACAGGCGAAGGCGGCATGGTGACGACAAATGATGAGGGGCTTTATCATCGCCTGCTTCTTTACCGTGACAATGGAATTGAGCGCTATCCTCCCTATTTGCAGCAAGCTGCCTCGCCTGGATATTATGAAGTGCAAGCCATTACAGGTAATTTTCATTTTACAAGTTTTCAAGCGGCTTTGGGATTGAGTCAATTTAAACGCTTAGATGATTTTATAGACAAGCGCCGCCGACTGGTCAGACGCTATCGCATCAACCTTAAGGATAGTCCTGGCATAGGCCTATTGACAGAGGCAAACGAAGCGCAAACGGCATTTCATCTTTTTGTCGTTCAAATTGATTTTGAGAGCTATGGACTTAGTCGGGAATGGGTCATAGATGCCCTTAAAAAGAAGGGGATAGGCGTACAGGTGCATTATATCCCCCTTTATCATCATCCTGTCATGAGTCGCTTCTATCAAGATCAAGAGTGGAAGGACGTTTTTCCGGAAACAGAAAAATACTATGCGCAAACGCTCTCTTTGCCTCTGTATTTTGACTTATCAGAAGAAGAGGTGGATTATGTCTGTCAATCGCTATTTGCTGTCTTAGGAAAATATAAGCGCTAG
- the dnaA gene encoding chromosomal replication initiator protein DnaA: protein MLACDTRDAWTQFLSFAKTRCSPTAYGNWLAPIRVLEATTEEIILEIPNIFVQEYLLSNYKKDLCAFLPVNALGEPAIQFVIASPQKKAVTPSFSVQVPDSQQENGTNPELKLNNNYRFENFIEGPTNQFVKSAAMGVAMRPGQSYNPLFIHGGVGLGKTHILHSIGHYIKEHHKKLRVQCITTEAFINDLVDSLRNKSVDRMKRFYRSEIDVLLVDDIQFLQNRLNFEEELSYTFEALKNKGAQIVITSDKPPSLLKLSERTIGKMEGGLVAHMGVPELETRVAILQHKAEQKGLHIPHKVAFFIAEHIHNNVRQLEGAINRLSAHCRLLDLNITEELVSKTLREMLQQAPREKISVEQILKSVAAVFQVRVSDLRGSTRTKDVALPRQVAMYLAKEMINESLMMLGASFGKTHSTILHACKSIEKKVATDENLRRQIGMVRRNIEA, encoded by the coding sequence ATGCTAGCTTGTGATACACGTGATGCTTGGACTCAATTTTTATCATTTGCCAAAACACGCTGCTCACCCACCGCATATGGTAACTGGCTTGCCCCTATCCGAGTTTTGGAAGCGACAACGGAAGAGATTATCTTAGAAATTCCAAATATCTTTGTTCAGGAATATTTATTATCTAATTACAAGAAAGACCTGTGCGCTTTTTTACCCGTTAATGCTCTGGGGGAACCGGCTATTCAATTTGTCATTGCTTCTCCTCAGAAGAAAGCCGTTACGCCGTCTTTTTCAGTCCAGGTGCCGGATAGTCAACAGGAGAATGGAACGAATCCTGAATTGAAGTTAAACAATAATTATCGGTTTGAAAATTTTATTGAGGGGCCTACCAATCAATTTGTCAAATCAGCGGCCATGGGAGTGGCGATGCGGCCGGGGCAATCTTATAATCCCCTTTTTATTCATGGCGGTGTAGGGCTGGGAAAGACGCATATCTTGCACAGTATTGGCCATTATATAAAAGAGCATCACAAGAAACTTCGCGTACAGTGTATTACAACAGAAGCTTTCATCAATGATTTAGTCGATAGTTTACGCAATAAATCCGTCGATCGCATGAAGCGCTTTTACCGCTCTGAAATTGATGTCTTACTGGTCGACGATATTCAATTCCTGCAAAACCGTCTCAACTTTGAAGAGGAACTGTCCTATACTTTTGAAGCGCTAAAGAATAAGGGAGCTCAAATTGTCATTACTAGCGATAAGCCGCCCTCTCTGCTCAAATTGTCTGAGCGGACAATTGGAAAAATGGAGGGAGGATTGGTCGCTCACATGGGCGTACCCGAGCTAGAGACGAGAGTGGCTATCCTTCAGCATAAAGCTGAGCAGAAAGGACTGCATATTCCGCATAAAGTCGCCTTTTTTATTGCAGAGCATATTCATAACAACGTTCGCCAGCTGGAAGGGGCGATTAATCGCTTAAGCGCCCACTGTCGGCTTCTCGATCTTAATATCACGGAAGAGCTTGTGTCTAAAACATTGAGAGAGATGTTGCAACAAGCTCCTCGCGAAAAAATTTCGGTAGAACAAATTCTCAAAAGTGTGGCGGCTGTTTTCCAAGTACGCGTTAGCGATTTAAGAGGCTCTACGCGCACGAAGGATGTAGCGCTTCCCCGCCAGGTCGCGATGTATTTAGCCAAAGAAATGATCAATGAATCTTTAATGATGTTAGGCGCATCTTTTGGCAAAACGCATTCTACCATTTTGCATGCATGCAAAAGCATAGAGAAGAAAGTTGCAACGGACGAAAATTTGCGGCGCCAAATCGGCATGGTCCGCCGTAACATTGAAGCTTAA
- the corA gene encoding magnesium/cobalt transporter CorA: protein MFRLLKSRSKRVGLSPGSLVPIGEPPSHPIKLSIIEYTESEYIEKDNASIQECLEYIEKPNMTWIQAYGVNDPSTIASIGNHFKLHALVMEDVLNPLQRPKLDVYQDQVFIVARLLHYDEAKSQLQDEQASIIFGPNFLISFMEREADFFKPIKDRLQQRNNRIRKQGSDYLAYTLLDLIVDYYFVVLEKIDVSLDNLEEELVRSPKAGTLQHIQQAKREMIFLRKSIWPMRDVVSHFQRLEPSHVSPNTQIYLRDVYDHLIQTIDIIEGFRDVVSGMLDIYLSNINIRTNEIMKVLTIVSTIFVPLTFVCSLYGMNFDHMPELHTRWGYPIVLLVMASMAIAMLLFFHRKKWL, encoded by the coding sequence ATGTTTCGCTTATTGAAGAGCCGTTCCAAAAGAGTTGGCCTGTCGCCAGGCTCCTTGGTCCCTATAGGAGAGCCGCCTTCTCATCCAATCAAATTATCTATTATCGAATATACCGAAAGCGAATACATTGAAAAGGACAATGCTTCTATTCAAGAATGCTTGGAATATATTGAAAAGCCTAACATGACTTGGATCCAAGCGTATGGCGTCAATGACCCTTCCACTATAGCCTCCATCGGCAATCATTTTAAACTTCATGCCTTGGTCATGGAAGATGTCCTCAATCCGCTGCAGCGCCCCAAATTAGACGTTTACCAGGACCAGGTATTTATCGTCGCCCGCCTGCTCCACTATGATGAAGCCAAATCCCAGCTGCAAGATGAACAGGCAAGCATTATTTTCGGCCCGAACTTTCTCATTTCTTTTATGGAAAGGGAGGCGGATTTTTTCAAGCCTATTAAAGACCGCTTGCAGCAGAGGAATAACCGCATTCGCAAGCAGGGATCCGACTATCTGGCTTATACGCTTTTAGATCTGATCGTCGATTATTATTTTGTCGTGCTCGAGAAGATAGACGTAAGCTTGGACAACTTAGAAGAAGAGCTTGTGCGATCTCCTAAAGCCGGCACTTTGCAGCACATTCAACAGGCCAAACGTGAAATGATCTTTCTGCGCAAGTCTATTTGGCCTATGCGGGATGTCGTCAGCCACTTTCAGCGATTAGAACCTTCGCATGTCAGCCCCAATACGCAAATTTATTTAAGGGATGTTTATGATCACCTCATTCAAACGATTGATATTATTGAAGGCTTCCGAGACGTCGTTTCAGGCATGTTAGATATTTATCTTTCCAATATCAATATTCGCACGAATGAAATCATGAAGGTGTTGACCATTGTCTCCACCATCTTTGTTCCCTTAACTTTTGTATGCAGTTTATATGGCATGAACTTTGATCATATGCCAGAGCTGCATACGCGTTGGGGTTATCCCATTGTTCTTTTAGTCATGGCCAGCATGGCCATTGCCATGCTGTTATTTTTTCATCGCAAAAAATGGCTTTAA
- a CDS encoding ADP-ribosylhydrolase MavL family protein, which produces MLTNISSSSIANFIPFSIGQLTRVRPLNCLIYAIALGILATSLYFTFSYLKNRFSYRQETNAPIPALFHRTLPPSLPPTCQVQPVAPLSPPQEPLLTFDLLVQKSQAFAQSVPFPTVNNLIKNFAVTPQLQTEVLEHARATRPILHAKTFHLIEEFLNHKRQTGSAIEKALYQTLSPEEFLDRLLSKRPLMFMQASDQYLLRDGKRDEGGFETIGTAQEQSPLCLSDYLSYDEMQLSALIGVSVPTHFINTGSRYNYAKLGKKVCEAKGIYVGLVGARFERPGVMEFQHMLITPEQNCREKGYGRLADPSHPQTQANRMWAKFYGEKTGEKDNFPSFEEAVADQTGQYLCILPDCYLNKKVYKERLKLILEPFLQEANQRAKEQNKQAYLHLAGLGLGVWKVCDEQSDLMLEVYAELLAKHEFAHISDLHFAYFPPHSTCGGVGDGESLHTHGRPIKIHFSNRDPADRLEGENQGKLLVAQYAWDGNAYPGNEYWAGALSASGDPAAACCSFIPELQNPLINPCLRAKQAFIASQ; this is translated from the coding sequence ATGTTAACGAACATATCTTCTTCTTCTATTGCTAACTTTATTCCCTTCTCTATTGGTCAATTGACTAGAGTAAGACCGCTGAATTGTTTAATTTATGCCATTGCCCTTGGAATTTTAGCCACCTCTCTTTACTTTACTTTTTCTTATTTAAAGAATCGATTTTCTTACAGGCAAGAGACAAATGCGCCTATTCCTGCTCTTTTTCATCGTACTTTGCCACCTTCCTTGCCCCCTACCTGTCAAGTACAGCCTGTTGCCCCTTTATCTCCTCCTCAAGAGCCTTTGTTGACTTTTGATCTACTTGTCCAGAAGTCCCAAGCCTTTGCTCAATCTGTCCCTTTCCCAACGGTTAACAACTTGATTAAAAATTTTGCAGTCACTCCTCAGCTTCAAACTGAAGTGTTAGAGCATGCGCGCGCAACGCGACCGATCTTGCATGCAAAGACATTCCATTTAATCGAAGAGTTTTTAAACCATAAGCGGCAGACGGGGAGCGCTATTGAAAAGGCGCTTTATCAAACGCTGTCTCCGGAAGAATTTTTGGACCGCCTGCTCAGCAAACGGCCTTTGATGTTTATGCAGGCGAGCGATCAATACTTGTTGCGAGATGGAAAAAGGGACGAGGGCGGATTTGAAACAATAGGAACAGCGCAAGAGCAGTCTCCTCTTTGCCTGAGCGACTATCTATCCTATGACGAAATGCAGCTTTCCGCTTTGATAGGCGTATCTGTCCCTACTCATTTTATCAATACGGGTAGTCGATATAACTATGCTAAGTTGGGAAAAAAGGTTTGCGAAGCAAAGGGCATTTATGTGGGGTTGGTAGGGGCGCGCTTTGAGAGGCCTGGTGTAATGGAGTTTCAGCATATGCTGATTACTCCTGAACAGAACTGCCGTGAAAAGGGATATGGGAGGCTTGCCGATCCTTCCCATCCTCAAACGCAAGCAAATAGGATGTGGGCAAAGTTTTATGGAGAAAAGACTGGAGAGAAAGATAATTTTCCATCTTTTGAAGAAGCGGTAGCCGACCAAACGGGGCAATACCTTTGCATCCTTCCGGATTGCTATTTGAACAAAAAAGTTTATAAAGAGCGCTTAAAGCTCATTCTTGAGCCCTTTTTACAAGAGGCCAATCAACGCGCAAAAGAGCAGAATAAGCAGGCTTATTTGCATCTGGCAGGATTAGGATTGGGCGTATGGAAAGTCTGCGACGAGCAGAGCGATTTGATGCTTGAGGTTTATGCGGAGCTATTGGCCAAGCATGAGTTTGCTCATATTTCGGACCTTCATTTTGCTTATTTTCCTCCTCATTCCACTTGTGGAGGTGTTGGGGATGGAGAGTCGCTCCATACGCATGGCCGCCCTATTAAAATTCATTTTTCAAATAGGGACCCGGCAGATAGGCTGGAAGGGGAAAACCAAGGCAAATTACTGGTAGCCCAATATGCATGGGATGGAAATGCCTATCCTGGAAACGAATACTGGGCAGGAGCTCTGAGCGCTTCCGGAGATCCAGCAGCCGCTTGCTGTTCTTTTATTCCCGAGCTGCAAAATCCTTTGATTAATCCCTGCCTGCGAGCAAAACAAGCTTTTATAGCTTCCCAATAG
- a CDS encoding ComF family protein, producing MLLPLIRNVLKEKNGLCSGGADKGKIWLRALKASCLHLFFPSRCLHCREFLSPDPAVLCMSCASLLELLNPQDFCPSCFNIKEEDDPLCLHCLHFPSLFFRMAAAFDYEGPAGSLIKHLKYFNQPYLAKGAAAFLLAQFFRLKWPIPDALVPVPLSRSHWIARGYNQSALIAEELAALLQVPVWHALKRTGDPYSQAGLLFEQRQRLEKEAFKLKKTYSIQDKTLLLIDDVMTTGATLRHCAETLSEGYPCALYSLTFCRTKIV from the coding sequence ATGCTTCTTCCATTGATCCGCAACGTTTTAAAAGAAAAAAACGGTCTATGCTCTGGGGGCGCGGATAAAGGAAAAATATGGCTGCGGGCGCTCAAGGCTTCTTGCTTGCATTTATTCTTTCCTTCGCGTTGTTTGCATTGCCGGGAATTTCTCTCTCCCGATCCGGCTGTTCTTTGTATGTCGTGTGCGTCTTTATTGGAATTGCTCAATCCCCAAGATTTTTGCCCATCTTGCTTCAATATAAAAGAGGAAGATGATCCCCTTTGCCTCCATTGCCTCCACTTTCCCTCTCTTTTTTTTCGGATGGCAGCAGCTTTTGATTATGAAGGGCCCGCCGGTTCCCTCATCAAGCATTTAAAATATTTTAATCAGCCTTATTTGGCAAAAGGAGCTGCCGCTTTTTTGCTCGCTCAGTTTTTTCGCTTAAAATGGCCCATTCCCGATGCGCTAGTTCCCGTTCCTCTTTCTAGGAGCCATTGGATTGCTCGTGGCTACAATCAAAGCGCCTTAATTGCAGAAGAACTAGCAGCCCTTTTACAAGTACCCGTTTGGCATGCCCTCAAGCGTACAGGCGATCCTTATAGCCAAGCCGGGCTACTGTTTGAACAAAGGCAGAGACTGGAAAAAGAGGCGTTTAAATTAAAAAAGACCTATTCGATTCAAGACAAAACCCTTCTTTTGATCGATGATGTCATGACAACGGGAGCTACCCTTCGCCACTGTGCCGAAACTTTAAGCGAAGGCTATCCCTGTGCTTTATACAGCCTAACATTTTGTCGAACTAAAATTGTTTAA
- a CDS encoding Na(+)-transporting NADH-quinone reductase subunit B has protein sequence MLRRLLDYQLSLTEKGKIFHKIRPLIEATDTFLYEAPINTKRSPHIRDAVDIKRWMLLVVLALVPCIFMAIWNTGLQNFVYTSGDYKLMDEYLAGANTLQGYFDFAFKENRYLSILKEGFIALIPVVIIAYAVGGLCEALFAIVRGHEIGEGFLVTGILYALILPPTIPYWMVAVGVAAGVILGKEVFGGSGMNIVNPALACRAFLFFTFPGKMSGDVWVGTNPTQVRESLLKMNQEAHTNALDGYSQATHLARFNINQDIKRIHVDAIATNNLGSHVNTYPAIEKHFNHWNETGHHQATLTQMEPEQLKQFVTAPLAEGGLGLAPSNYEDAYHFASLNYGLGHNGDWNFFLGDKLGCMGETSVLACLIGALFLIWTGVGSWRTMAGMALGAFLTALLFQTGAHFFGSDGGAWNPAVLGFPAYKHLLLGGLAFGIVFMATDPVSSPAMKLSRWIYGALAGVVTIVIRDINPAYPEGVMLAILMANVFAPLIDYYVVHYYRKRSMRRARA, from the coding sequence ATGTTAAGAAGACTGCTAGATTATCAGCTATCTTTGACGGAAAAAGGAAAAATTTTCCATAAAATACGTCCACTCATTGAAGCGACCGATACATTTTTATATGAAGCGCCCATCAATACCAAAAGAAGTCCGCATATCCGCGATGCAGTGGATATCAAGCGTTGGATGCTCCTTGTTGTATTAGCATTGGTCCCTTGTATTTTCATGGCTATTTGGAATACGGGACTGCAAAATTTCGTTTACACAAGCGGCGATTATAAGTTGATGGATGAATATTTGGCGGGTGCCAATACGCTGCAGGGATATTTCGATTTCGCCTTTAAAGAGAACCGCTACTTATCCATCCTTAAAGAAGGCTTCATCGCTCTTATTCCTGTCGTCATTATTGCTTATGCCGTAGGAGGTTTGTGCGAGGCCCTATTTGCCATTGTACGAGGCCATGAAATTGGAGAGGGATTTCTTGTAACGGGCATTCTCTATGCACTCATTCTTCCTCCAACTATTCCTTATTGGATGGTTGCTGTCGGAGTTGCTGCCGGCGTTATTTTAGGGAAAGAAGTATTCGGAGGCTCGGGTATGAATATTGTCAACCCAGCTTTAGCCTGCCGGGCTTTCCTATTCTTTACTTTTCCAGGAAAAATGTCGGGCGATGTATGGGTAGGAACAAATCCGACGCAAGTCCGTGAAAGCCTATTGAAGATGAATCAAGAGGCGCATACGAATGCATTAGACGGCTACAGCCAAGCCACGCATCTTGCCCGCTTCAATATCAATCAGGACATTAAACGGATTCACGTGGATGCCATCGCCACTAACAATTTAGGATCGCATGTCAACACTTATCCAGCCATTGAAAAGCATTTCAATCATTGGAACGAAACTGGGCATCACCAGGCCACTCTTACTCAAATGGAACCCGAACAGCTCAAGCAATTCGTAACCGCTCCCTTAGCCGAAGGAGGATTGGGGCTGGCCCCAAGCAATTATGAGGATGCTTATCACTTTGCATCCTTGAACTATGGACTAGGGCATAATGGAGACTGGAATTTCTTTTTAGGAGATAAGCTCGGCTGCATGGGCGAAACGTCTGTTTTAGCCTGTCTAATCGGAGCGCTTTTTTTAATTTGGACAGGTGTCGGTTCTTGGCGGACTATGGCAGGGATGGCATTGGGAGCTTTTTTAACCGCTCTCTTATTTCAGACGGGGGCGCATTTTTTTGGATCTGACGGAGGGGCGTGGAATCCGGCCGTTTTGGGATTTCCGGCCTATAAGCATCTTCTTTTAGGAGGATTGGCTTTTGGAATTGTCTTCATGGCAACCGATCCAGTGTCCTCTCCTGCCATGAAGCTTTCAAGATGGATCTATGGGGCTTTAGCAGGGGTTGTCACAATTGTCATTAGGGATATTAATCCCGCTTATCCGGAAGGAGTCATGCTAGCGATCTTAATGGCAAATGTATTTGCGCCGTTAATCGATTACTATGTCGTTCATTACTATAGAAAGAGGAGCATGCGCCGTGCAAGAGCCTAA
- the nqrC gene encoding NADH:ubiquinone reductase (Na(+)-transporting) subunit C, whose protein sequence is MQEPKRAFRISQNQYTLLFMVILSLICALILSVLASALQKPQEMAKELDRSKQMLIAARIISPYGYFLIQDKQGQFVPAKFTKGGVLEPSEEKIIPSGDQILDVYRTRISSFLVNDSGEPTTFQQAGIDEQKYVSDFRKTGYYREPLKLIYKIYPNPQAGKKEEKEKAIEGYVIPINGMGLWDAIYGYLAIKPDGNTVIGISWYDQKETPGLGANIAEPDWQSQFPGKHIFQESGGGKTDFKTASLGITVVKGKVNEVLGNSPKALSAVDGMAGATLTGNGVTNAYKDVLAAYRPFLIRAHDELENSQTKR, encoded by the coding sequence GTGCAAGAGCCTAAACGCGCCTTTAGAATTAGCCAAAATCAGTACACCCTGCTTTTTATGGTCATCTTGAGCCTCATTTGCGCGCTTATTCTTTCCGTTTTAGCGAGCGCTCTGCAAAAGCCTCAAGAAATGGCCAAAGAATTAGACCGAAGCAAACAAATGCTCATTGCTGCGCGCATCATCAGTCCTTATGGCTATTTCCTCATCCAAGACAAGCAAGGCCAGTTTGTCCCGGCTAAATTCACCAAAGGAGGAGTTTTAGAGCCATCCGAGGAAAAAATTATTCCGAGCGGAGACCAAATCTTAGACGTTTACCGTACGCGCATCAGCTCCTTTCTAGTCAATGATTCAGGCGAGCCAACGACTTTCCAGCAGGCAGGAATAGACGAGCAGAAATATGTGTCCGACTTTCGCAAAACAGGCTATTACCGCGAGCCGTTAAAACTGATCTACAAAATCTATCCCAATCCTCAAGCAGGAAAAAAAGAGGAAAAAGAAAAAGCCATTGAAGGCTACGTCATTCCCATCAACGGCATGGGTTTGTGGGATGCTATCTATGGTTATTTAGCGATTAAGCCTGATGGAAATACAGTCATTGGCATTTCCTGGTACGATCAAAAAGAAACGCCAGGCTTGGGAGCCAATATTGCTGAACCCGACTGGCAAAGCCAATTTCCTGGCAAACATATTTTCCAAGAAAGCGGCGGAGGAAAAACCGATTTCAAGACAGCTTCTTTAGGCATTACAGTTGTCAAAGGAAAAGTCAATGAAGTCCTTGGCAACTCTCCTAAAGCCTTGAGTGCAGTAGATGGCATGGCAGGAGCCACTTTAACAGGCAATGGAGTCACTAATGCCTATAAAGATGTGCTAGCGGCCTATCGGCCTTTCTTAATCCGTGCACATGATGAACTTGAAAATTCTCAAACAAAGAGGTAA
- the nqrD gene encoding NADH:ubiquinone reductase (Na(+)-transporting) subunit D: MSQSKPPVSTYFTSQLWTGNQVLVAVLGICSALAITNRLSVAITMGLSVSFVTAFSSLFVSLLRKITPDSVRMIAQLAIISVFVIIIDQFLQAYFFSISKVLSVFVGLIITNCIVMGRTEGMAKNVEPLPAFLDGLGAGMGYAIVLFIVAFIRELFGFGQLFGYQVIPLSWYATAEHPDAYDNFVLMVSPPAAFFIIGGLIYLSRKMQGNA; encoded by the coding sequence ATGAGCCAATCTAAACCTCCTGTATCGACTTATTTTACTTCTCAGCTATGGACAGGCAACCAAGTGCTTGTGGCCGTTTTGGGAATTTGCTCCGCGCTTGCCATCACCAATCGTTTGAGCGTGGCCATTACAATGGGACTTTCCGTTTCCTTTGTGACCGCTTTTTCTTCTTTATTTGTTTCGCTTTTGCGAAAAATTACGCCTGACAGCGTCCGCATGATTGCCCAGCTTGCCATCATTTCTGTTTTTGTGATCATCATCGATCAATTTTTGCAGGCTTATTTTTTCAGCATTTCCAAAGTCCTTAGCGTGTTTGTCGGGCTCATTATCACCAACTGCATCGTTATGGGGCGAACGGAAGGAATGGCAAAAAATGTCGAGCCGCTGCCTGCTTTTTTAGATGGGCTAGGAGCGGGAATGGGATATGCCATTGTTCTATTTATCGTCGCTTTTATTCGTGAGCTTTTCGGATTTGGACAACTATTTGGCTATCAGGTCATTCCCCTCTCCTGGTATGCAACGGCAGAGCATCCGGATGCCTACGATAACTTTGTCTTGATGGTCAGCCCGCCGGCGGCTTTTTTTATTATCGGCGGCCTTATTTATCTTTCCAGAAAAATGCAGGGAAATGCTTAA